A region of Allocoleopsis franciscana PCC 7113 DNA encodes the following proteins:
- a CDS encoding beta-propeller domain-containing protein, translated as MPNFPKPSGDLPEVLSPFNLRHYWLLAYWVYFRPTAFHRYLYQASPDVYQLRGYRKFVQTWRIRAYRNIYLMLPLAVVLMALLVGLVLFLYKSITVVNNTAWVNAIAVSPNGQIAVTASGDRALKVKVPSADSSLKVWNLQWGSQMHTLIGHEHGVTDVAITPDGQKAISASRDRTLKVWDIRRGTQLHELKGHKEWVSHLVITPDGHQAISSSGDKTLRVWDIDQGIPLQTLTGHNGEIWDIAVTPDGQRAVSASADRTLKVWDLAQGKELYTLSGHGAWVTKVVLTPDGKQAISASSDKTLKVWDIEQGKELYTLTGHSNSVLDVALSPDGKQAVSASADRTLKVWDIQQGKLLNTLTGHQGWVTSVAMASDGKQVVSASSDQTMKVWDLGSAIALHTLAGHHAWVTAIAVLPKTARLISASFEGPPKLWSLNRGIEQPMLGVIGTGIGMNVSFAIALTFMVLAGAVSLAIFLAISVIALGIIGNITASLLIGLFGSLGFCVGFLMADRIAADPMLEEVYQARNISLTLTIISGILFGLLVGISFALSSRTATGVFASIVFILVLGIGVGIVVACVVTEALSFNGRLRPGIRAGEAVSIGFNLLVAIGALRLPIYPIQFLMALLGRFREKWHPAAWDELLVLPVPRTQAFLQSHLQASEREGLRLVADVARNPFQRPWAQRALQTHLHKVSAPLHFLYDLLTSEDFNTYLLAPVRRVDWQLMPTTRQVLLGELAHQRVDGSGAGINQIAENLVWGLTRFVRNRQRSPLTRFAGLIYELTYTKTFEAVDFNLFALEKSYAGLSQYPGGVEIADSFEALATFLTYDHLSDLTGARDMVSWLSVQEFSIRPTVLSALLRLGDIGTKVKAYQAATTTVEQLATLAQITSALEILDEEVVEQVLVPEQAILRRIIRQWRCLVSQAMAQVGQ; from the coding sequence GCCCAGTGGTGACCTACCTGAAGTCTTGAGTCCGTTTAATCTACGCCATTATTGGCTGCTTGCTTACTGGGTCTACTTCCGTCCGACGGCGTTTCATCGCTACCTCTACCAAGCCTCTCCCGATGTTTATCAGTTGAGGGGTTATCGCAAATTTGTACAGACGTGGAGGATTCGAGCCTATCGCAATATTTATCTGATGCTGCCATTGGCGGTCGTGTTAATGGCTTTACTTGTGGGATTAGTGCTGTTCCTGTACAAATCAATCACCGTTGTTAACAACACCGCTTGGGTAAATGCGATCGCCGTGTCCCCAAACGGGCAAATTGCCGTCACCGCCTCTGGCGATCGCGCCTTGAAAGTCAAAGTGCCCTCCGCTGATAGCTCCCTGAAAGTTTGGAATTTGCAGTGGGGTTCACAAATGCACACCCTGATTGGTCATGAACATGGTGTCACCGATGTCGCTATCACCCCAGATGGACAGAAAGCCATTTCGGCATCCCGCGATCGCACGCTCAAAGTCTGGGACATCCGGCGGGGTACTCAACTGCACGAACTCAAAGGTCACAAAGAATGGGTGAGCCATCTGGTAATTACCCCCGATGGGCATCAAGCTATCTCCTCGTCGGGAGATAAAACCTTGAGGGTTTGGGATATCGACCAAGGCATCCCCCTCCAAACCCTAACGGGTCATAATGGTGAGATCTGGGATATAGCGGTTACACCTGATGGGCAACGGGCGGTTTCTGCTTCTGCCGATCGCACCTTGAAAGTTTGGGACTTAGCTCAAGGGAAAGAACTCTACACCCTGAGTGGTCATGGTGCTTGGGTCACCAAGGTCGTCCTCACCCCAGATGGCAAGCAGGCGATTTCCGCCTCATCGGATAAAACCTTAAAAGTGTGGGACATCGAACAAGGGAAAGAACTCTACACCCTAACCGGTCATAGTAACTCGGTTCTCGATGTTGCCTTATCCCCCGATGGCAAGCAAGCCGTTTCTGCTTCGGCTGATCGCACCCTGAAAGTATGGGATATCCAGCAAGGAAAATTGCTTAACACCCTAACCGGACATCAGGGCTGGGTGACCAGTGTGGCAATGGCCTCCGATGGTAAGCAAGTGGTTTCTGCTTCTTCTGACCAAACGATGAAAGTGTGGGACTTAGGCAGTGCGATCGCGCTACATACCTTAGCGGGTCATCATGCTTGGGTTACAGCAATTGCGGTATTGCCAAAAACGGCACGCCTAATATCTGCTTCCTTTGAAGGCCCCCCCAAACTCTGGAGCCTGAATCGTGGCATAGAACAGCCAATGCTAGGCGTGATTGGCACGGGAATTGGCATGAACGTATCCTTCGCCATAGCCTTGACTTTCATGGTACTGGCTGGAGCCGTGAGCCTCGCCATCTTTTTAGCCATCAGCGTCATTGCCTTGGGCATTATCGGCAATATTACTGCCAGCCTACTCATTGGCCTCTTCGGCAGCCTCGGATTTTGTGTCGGCTTTTTGATGGCGGATCGGATTGCTGCCGATCCAATGCTCGAAGAAGTGTACCAGGCGAGAAACATCAGCCTCACCCTCACGATCATTTCTGGGATTCTCTTCGGTCTCCTCGTGGGCATTTCCTTTGCACTGTCGAGCCGCACTGCAACCGGGGTCTTTGCTAGCATCGTCTTCATTCTGGTTCTGGGTATCGGTGTCGGCATCGTTGTCGCTTGCGTGGTCACAGAGGCTTTGAGCTTCAACGGTCGCTTACGACCGGGAATCCGGGCAGGGGAAGCGGTTAGCATCGGCTTCAATTTGCTGGTTGCGATTGGGGCGTTACGCCTCCCGATTTACCCGATTCAGTTCTTGATGGCACTCTTGGGTCGGTTTAGGGAAAAATGGCATCCGGCGGCATGGGACGAGTTGCTGGTTTTGCCGGTTCCTAGAACCCAGGCATTCCTCCAATCGCACCTCCAAGCATCGGAACGCGAAGGACTGCGCCTCGTGGCAGATGTGGCTCGTAACCCGTTTCAGCGGCCTTGGGCACAGCGAGCCTTACAAACCCATCTACACAAAGTCTCTGCACCGCTTCACTTCCTCTATGACTTGTTGACTTCTGAGGATTTCAATACTTATCTTCTCGCACCTGTAAGGAGGGTCGATTGGCAGCTCATGCCGACAACCCGACAAGTCTTGTTAGGGGAATTGGCCCATCAGCGAGTGGATGGCAGTGGCGCTGGCATCAATCAAATCGCCGAAAATCTGGTCTGGGGGTTAACCCGGTTCGTTCGCAATCGCCAGCGTTCACCTCTGACTCGCTTTGCCGGTCTGATTTATGAGCTAACTTATACCAAGACCTTTGAGGCCGTGGATTTCAACCTATTCGCCTTGGAAAAAAGCTACGCTGGCTTAAGCCAGTATCCCGGTGGTGTAGAAATAGCTGACTCGTTTGAAGCACTGGCTACGTTTTTGACCTATGACCATCTGTCTGACTTGACGGGGGCTAGAGATATGGTTTCGTGGCTGTCGGTTCAGGAGTTTTCGATCCGTCCGACGGTGCTGAGTGCTCTCCTACGTCTTGGAGACATTGGGACAAAGGTGAAGGCTTATCAGGCTGCCACGACCACGGTTGAGCAACTGGCTACTTTGGCTCAGATCACGAGTGCCCTGGAAATTTTGGATGAAGAGGTGGTGGAACAAGTCTTGGTGCCAGAGCAGGCTATCTTGAGGCGCATCATTCGCCAATGGCGGTGCCTGGTGAGTCAAGCGATGGCACAAGTGGGTCAATAG
- a CDS encoding helix-turn-helix domain-containing protein has protein sequence MGLVRLRIRDLADEKGWTLKEVAARAGIPYSTVTTYARSAGMATVDVTALQKLARTFDVLMEDLIETVQE, from the coding sequence ATGGGTCTAGTTAGGCTGCGAATACGCGATCTGGCTGACGAGAAGGGTTGGACGCTCAAAGAAGTTGCTGCACGGGCAGGAATTCCCTACAGCACAGTGACCACATACGCGCGATCGGCAGGGATGGCAACGGTGGATGTGACAGCGCTGCAAAAACTGGCTCGCACATTTGATGTCTTGATGGAAGATTTAATTGAAACCGTTCAAGAGTAA
- a CDS encoding FGGY-family carbohydrate kinase: MNLYLGIDFGTSGARAIVINAEGVIQSETKYSFTEASLPSAAVTWKRALFALIEQIPQEIRTGIKAIAINGTSSTVLLCDATGQPITEPLMYNDNRGIEVMETLRAIAPPNHTVLSPTSSLAKLLWLKRKAEGKRQNDYFLHQADWLAFLLHGQLGISDYHNALKLGYDPEQLCYPCWMEQLPEMSVLPQVLAPGTPVGEITADVAQHLELSQDCVVCTGTTDSIAAFLASGAESPGEAVTSLGSTLVLKLLSRTRVDDARYGIYSHRLGDLWLTGGASNTGGAVLRHFFSDAELESLSCQINPNKESPLDYYPLLKVGDRFPINDPNLPPQLEPRPTDSVKFLHGLLEGMARIEARGYRLLQQLGATQLNRVYTAGGGAKNPAWTSIRERHLKVPVLPSMHTEAAYGTALLAMKQN; this comes from the coding sequence ATGAATCTCTACCTTGGCATTGATTTCGGCACCTCTGGTGCAAGGGCGATTGTGATTAACGCCGAAGGTGTGATTCAATCCGAAACGAAATATTCTTTTACAGAGGCATCATTACCCTCAGCCGCCGTTACCTGGAAACGGGCTTTATTTGCCTTAATTGAGCAAATTCCTCAGGAAATACGCACAGGAATCAAAGCGATCGCCATTAATGGCACCTCCTCCACTGTACTGTTATGCGATGCCACAGGGCAACCGATAACTGAACCCCTCATGTACAACGATAATCGAGGGATAGAAGTCATGGAGACGCTAAGAGCCATCGCACCGCCTAATCACACTGTCTTAAGTCCTACCTCCAGTCTCGCCAAACTCCTATGGTTAAAGCGAAAGGCAGAAGGTAAAAGGCAAAATGACTATTTCCTGCATCAAGCGGATTGGTTGGCGTTTCTGTTACACGGACAACTGGGTATTAGTGATTATCACAATGCTTTAAAACTTGGATATGACCCGGAACAGTTATGCTATCCCTGTTGGATGGAACAATTGCCGGAAATGTCAGTACTACCACAAGTTTTGGCTCCTGGAACACCCGTGGGTGAAATAACAGCAGACGTGGCTCAGCACTTAGAATTGTCACAAGATTGTGTGGTGTGTACGGGTACAACCGATAGTATTGCTGCTTTTCTCGCCAGTGGTGCCGAGTCTCCGGGTGAAGCGGTAACTTCTCTGGGTTCCACCTTAGTGCTGAAGCTGTTGAGTCGGACTCGTGTTGATGATGCCAGATACGGGATTTATAGCCATCGATTAGGTGATTTGTGGCTAACTGGTGGGGCATCGAATACAGGTGGGGCGGTGTTGCGGCATTTCTTCAGCGATGCAGAATTAGAAAGCCTCAGTTGCCAAATCAATCCGAATAAAGAGAGTCCTCTGGATTATTATCCCTTGCTTAAAGTTGGCGATCGCTTTCCGATTAATGACCCCAATCTGCCACCTCAATTAGAACCTCGCCCAACGGACTCCGTGAAATTTCTGCATGGCTTACTGGAGGGCATGGCACGAATTGAAGCACGAGGATATCGATTATTACAACAACTTGGTGCCACTCAACTTAATCGCGTTTACACAGCCGGTGGTGGTGCCAAAAATCCGGCTTGGACATCCATTCGAGAACGACATCTCAAGGTACCTGTACTGCCATCCATGCATACTGAGGCTGCCTATGGCACAGCCCTATTGGCGATGAAACAGAACTAA
- a CDS encoding potassium channel family protein translates to MYLIIVGAGPEGSSLAELALKDGHRVTIIEKDEKRAQAVLQKYDIQVFHANIAQGGILDEADADQADALIATMEDDSANLMTMFLGKERGIKKLISMINDRQHQAMFERLGVQVLVDPEVIIAQHLYSFLG, encoded by the coding sequence ATGTATTTGATTATCGTAGGTGCGGGACCGGAAGGGTCTAGCCTAGCAGAATTGGCTCTTAAAGACGGTCACAGAGTGACAATCATTGAGAAAGATGAGAAACGCGCCCAAGCCGTGTTGCAAAAGTATGATATACAAGTATTCCACGCGAACATCGCCCAAGGTGGAATTCTGGATGAGGCAGATGCAGACCAAGCCGATGCCCTGATTGCGACGATGGAGGACGACTCAGCCAACCTGATGACCATGTTTCTGGGTAAAGAGCGCGGCATCAAGAAACTGATTAGCATGATTAATGACCGACAGCATCAAGCCATGTTTGAGCGATTAGGTGTACAAGTCCTTGTAGACCCGGAAGTAATCATTGCCCAGCACCTTTACAGCTTCTTGGGCTAA
- a CDS encoding TrkH family potassium uptake protein has protein sequence MRAYTKTILRDVGLLLHVPGVMALISLPVGFIFNEHYAISSFLWTAFISLGMGQLLYRLFRNASEEAHLRHAMLTVALSWGLIPLLGAIPFVLIASHLSVFPLTPQTVLEFQNPWNAVFESFSGFTSTGLSMALRSSELPRSLQWWRSFIEWIGSVGMIVLVLSVLEPSMDAYQLYYAEGRSKKIALTVKATVRKIWKIYLLYTVLSILLLCLVGMPWWEALNHAMTGIATGGFAVTDDSIGAYSPIVQLAVVPIMIVGSISFSAHYQLLAKRRLSALWRDAQHRALWLLLGLGTIVLLLENYWFQGSFLWVDTWFQWVSALGTCGFSTVKLQDWSPSAKLLLSVAMVFGAASGSTVGGLKLNRVVALYKGVLWHFRHMSLRSHQLMRYQLDGEVLQEAQARRRVGSAAVLAILWVGWLGLGVLVLLHVVQPQYTLIDVIFEAASALGSVGLSIGISEPDLPWVGKLILILFRAC, from the coding sequence GTGAGAGCTTACACTAAAACGATTCTTCGTGACGTGGGCTTATTGCTGCACGTACCAGGTGTGATGGCACTGATTTCGTTGCCTGTGGGCTTCATATTTAACGAACACTATGCCATCTCGTCTTTCTTGTGGACAGCGTTTATATCCTTAGGTATGGGTCAACTGCTCTATCGCCTCTTCCGCAACGCTAGTGAGGAAGCGCATTTACGCCATGCCATGCTAACTGTTGCCCTGAGTTGGGGGCTAATTCCACTCTTAGGTGCAATTCCATTTGTGTTGATTGCCTCACACCTGTCAGTTTTTCCTCTAACACCGCAGACCGTTTTGGAGTTCCAGAACCCCTGGAACGCTGTTTTTGAATCATTTTCTGGCTTTACAAGTACTGGGCTATCAATGGCTCTGCGTTCGAGTGAATTGCCCCGTAGCCTGCAATGGTGGCGCTCATTTATAGAATGGATTGGTAGTGTGGGGATGATTGTGCTGGTACTCTCAGTTCTTGAACCCAGCATGGATGCCTACCAGCTTTACTACGCCGAGGGACGCTCAAAGAAAATTGCCCTCACCGTAAAGGCAACAGTGCGTAAGATTTGGAAAATCTATCTGCTGTACACCGTGTTGAGCATACTGCTGCTGTGCCTGGTTGGAATGCCTTGGTGGGAAGCCCTCAACCACGCTATGACGGGCATCGCTACGGGGGGTTTTGCTGTGACCGACGACAGCATTGGTGCTTATAGCCCTATTGTTCAATTGGCTGTTGTCCCGATTATGATTGTTGGATCAATCAGCTTCTCGGCTCACTATCAGCTCTTGGCTAAGCGTCGGTTGTCTGCACTGTGGCGGGATGCACAACATCGGGCGTTGTGGCTGCTCTTGGGACTGGGAACGATAGTGCTGCTGCTGGAAAATTACTGGTTCCAAGGGTCATTCCTCTGGGTAGATACCTGGTTTCAATGGGTTTCTGCTCTGGGTACCTGTGGTTTTAGTACCGTCAAGCTCCAGGACTGGAGTCCGAGTGCCAAATTGTTGTTGAGTGTGGCGATGGTTTTTGGTGCGGCTTCTGGTTCTACGGTAGGTGGACTCAAGTTAAATCGCGTCGTGGCACTGTATAAAGGAGTGTTGTGGCACTTCCGACACATGTCCTTGCGATCGCACCAGCTCATGCGCTATCAGCTAGACGGTGAAGTGTTACAGGAAGCTCAGGCGAGGCGACGAGTCGGCAGCGCTGCTGTCTTAGCCATACTCTGGGTTGGGTGGCTCGGACTTGGTGTTCTGGTATTGCTTCATGTCGTACAGCCTCAATATACTTTGATTGATGTAATTTTTGAAGCCGCCTCAGCACTGGGAAGTGTAGGTTTATCGATAGGCATTTCAGAGCCGGATTTGCCTTGGGTAGGCAAGCTAATTTTGATTCTATTTAGGGCTTGCTGA
- a CDS encoding IS5 family transposase (programmed frameshift) — protein MYRKASSSPTPPENFELPFEGKLSQDNRWVIMANLIPWDEFEEEYAKIFSIDMGAPALPFRMALGSLIIKERLGISDRETVEQIKENPYLQYFIGRKHYSNEAPYDASLLVRFRERINVDLVNQINQRMVKKIQEETEEESKKKSLSERQETRESPNQGKLILDATCAPGDISYPNDLGLLNQARVKTEKIIDTLYKPLKGRLKKKPKTYRNLARKDYLKVAKKRRSSRKERRKAIKKQLKYIKRNLSHIDQLLQTGEALEGLSISQYKSLLVVAEVYRQQQWMYENKAQRIDDRIVSLSQPHIRPIVRGKAGKPVEFGAKLAASVRDGYVFLDRISWDNFNEAGDLKAQIEAFKQHTGVYPESVHVDRIYRNRENRAFCKERGIRISGPPLGRPPANVSSDKKKQALDDEKVRNAIEGKFGISKRRFSLNRVMAKLPHTSQTAIAITFLVMNLSTLLRQFFCLFLCNTQHHAFFLDNY, from the exons ATGTACAGAAAAGCTTCCTCAAGCCCGACCCCACCGGAAAACTTTGAGCTGCCCTTTGAGGGAAAGTTATCACAAGATAACCGTTGGGTAATCATGGCAAATCTGATACCCTGGGATGAATTTGAAGAGGAATACGCCAAAATTTTTTCTATTGATATGGGGGCACCTGCGCTGCCATTTCGGATGGCATTGGGTTCATTAATAATCAAAGAAAGATTAGGAATAAGCGATCGGGAAACAGTAGAACAAATAAAAGAAAACCCTTACTTACAATACTTTATAGGGAGAAAGCATTACAGCAACGAAGCCCCTTATGATGCCTCACTTTTGGTAAGATTTAGAGAAAGGATAAATGTTGATTTAGTAAATCAAATAAATCAAAGAATGGTAAAGAAGATTCAGGAAGAAACAGAGGAGGAATCTAAAAAAAAA TCACTCTCAGAAAGGCAAGAAACAAGAGAAAGCCCGAATCAAGGGAAATTAATTCTGGATGCTACCTGTGCGCCAGGAGATATCAGCTATCCCAATGACTTGGGTCTATTAAATCAAGCCAGAGTCAAAACGGAAAAGATAATAGATACTCTCTATAAGCCCCTAAAAGGGAGACTAAAGAAAAAGCCAAAAACTTATAGAAACCTCGCTCGGAAAGATTACTTGAAAGTCGCCAAAAAACGGAGATCGTCAAGAAAAGAGAGAAGAAAAGCTATAAAAAAACAACTGAAATATATAAAAAGAAATTTATCACACATTGACCAGCTCCTTCAGACAGGAGAAGCACTTGAGGGTTTGAGCATCTCTCAATATAAGAGCTTGCTGGTGGTGGCGGAAGTTTACCGTCAACAGCAATGGATGTATGAGAATAAAGCCCAGAGAATTGACGACAGAATAGTCAGTTTAAGTCAGCCCCATATCCGTCCAATTGTGAGAGGAAAAGCCGGAAAACCTGTAGAATTTGGAGCTAAACTAGCAGCAAGCGTCAGAGATGGATATGTCTTTTTAGACCGTATAAGCTGGGATAACTTTAATGAAGCCGGAGACTTAAAAGCCCAAATAGAAGCATTTAAACAGCACACAGGAGTCTATCCCGAATCAGTACATGTAGATAGAATTTATCGAAATCGCGAGAATCGAGCATTCTGTAAAGAAAGAGGGATTAGAATAAGTGGCCCCCCCTTAGGCAGACCTCCAGCTAATGTCAGCTCAGACAAAAAGAAACAAGCCTTAGACGACGAGAAGGTTCGCAATGCTATTGAAGGAAAATTTGGCATCTCAAAGCGAAGATTTAGCTTGAATCGCGTCATGGCTAAACTGCCTCATACTTCTCAAACGGCTATTGCTATCACTTTTTTAGTCATGAATCTTTCCACCCTGCTACGGCAGTTTTTTTGTCTTTTTTTGTGCAATACACAACATCACGCCTTTTTTCTCGATAACTATTAA
- a CDS encoding glycoside hydrolase 100 family protein: MTTQGDILQDHIIAEAWKALEDSVIYYDGRPVGTVAARDPDVEPLNYNQCFVRDFVSCALLFLLNGKTEIVRNFLIETLALQDETKQMDYFNAGQGLMPASFKVATSYGEQFLTADFGEHAIARVTPVDSSLWWIILLRAYVKTTGDIALAHQPEFQKGLIHILKLCLADRFDMFPTMLVPDGAFMIDRRMGVYGHPLEIQALFYGALRAVRELLAPDRQGEIYSLVVDQRLRTLNFHIRTYYWLDIKRLNEIYRYQGEEFGDKAVNKFNIYPDSIPYWLTEWMPETGGYLAGNLGPARMDFRFFTVGNLMAIICSLSSPQESQWIMDLIEQRWDDLVGNMPMKICFPAVEGLEWKILTGCDPKNVPWSYHNGGNWPVLLWLLAAAAQKTGRPHIARNAIALAEKRLSQDQWPEYYDGKNGRLVGKQARKYQTWTISGLLLAKHLMSHPGDLGLFDFDEDLETIDWTSSHLV; this comes from the coding sequence ATGACAACACAAGGCGATATACTGCAAGACCATATCATTGCAGAAGCGTGGAAAGCACTTGAAGATTCTGTTATCTACTATGACGGACGCCCAGTTGGCACAGTAGCGGCTCGCGACCCCGATGTAGAACCCCTCAATTACAATCAATGTTTTGTCCGTGATTTTGTTTCTTGCGCGTTGCTGTTTTTGCTGAACGGCAAAACGGAAATTGTTCGCAATTTCCTAATAGAGACGCTGGCGCTTCAGGACGAAACCAAGCAGATGGATTACTTTAATGCGGGCCAAGGTTTAATGCCAGCCAGCTTTAAGGTGGCAACAAGCTATGGCGAGCAATTCTTGACGGCGGATTTTGGGGAACATGCGATCGCCAGAGTTACACCTGTTGATTCCAGTTTGTGGTGGATTATTCTCTTGCGGGCTTATGTAAAAACGACAGGAGATATTGCTCTAGCTCATCAACCGGAATTTCAAAAAGGACTGATCCATATCCTCAAGCTTTGCTTAGCGGATCGGTTTGATATGTTCCCGACGATGTTGGTTCCCGATGGCGCTTTTATGATTGATCGTCGCATGGGAGTGTATGGGCATCCTCTGGAAATCCAAGCCTTATTTTATGGGGCATTGAGGGCCGTGCGAGAACTCCTGGCACCCGATCGCCAAGGTGAAATCTATAGCCTGGTAGTTGATCAGCGCTTGAGGACTCTCAATTTCCATATTCGCACCTATTATTGGCTCGATATTAAGCGATTGAACGAAATCTATCGCTATCAGGGCGAAGAATTTGGCGATAAAGCCGTCAATAAGTTCAATATTTATCCCGATTCAATTCCCTACTGGTTAACGGAATGGATGCCAGAAACAGGAGGTTATCTTGCCGGCAATCTTGGCCCGGCACGGATGGATTTCCGTTTCTTTACTGTAGGAAACTTAATGGCAATCATTTGTTCTCTATCCAGTCCCCAAGAATCCCAATGGATTATGGATTTGATCGAACAACGATGGGATGATTTGGTCGGAAATATGCCGATGAAAATCTGCTTTCCGGCTGTAGAAGGTTTGGAATGGAAAATTCTCACCGGCTGTGACCCGAAAAATGTGCCTTGGTCATACCATAATGGCGGCAATTGGCCTGTTTTACTCTGGTTGCTAGCGGCTGCGGCACAGAAAACAGGTAGACCCCATATTGCCCGGAATGCGATTGCACTGGCAGAAAAACGCTTGAGTCAAGACCAATGGCCTGAGTACTACGATGGCAAAAATGGCAGACTTGTGGGCAAACAAGCGCGGAAATATCAAACTTGGACGATTTCCGGATTGTTATTGGCTAAACACCTAATGTCTCATCCAGGAGATTTGGGATTATTTGATTTTGATGAAGATCTTGAAACAATAGACTGGACATCTTCTCACTTGGTCTAA
- the mtnB gene encoding methylthioribulose 1-phosphate dehydratase, producing the protein MSTDPRTILMTAAGHFYQLGWMVGTAGNLSVRLPDGSFWITASGRHKGQLCMDDFIRIAPDGKVLEQPTPDVRPSAETSIHQAIYSLFPEAQACYHVHSIEANLVSHFTTGDSLPLPPLEMLKGFGLWEENPQVEMPVFANHLQVPQIASDIYERFQAVPPSLNALLIRNHGVTVWASSPEGARNYLEIAEYIFRYMVAARKVGIE; encoded by the coding sequence ATGAGTACCGATCCAAGAACAATCTTAATGACAGCCGCTGGTCATTTTTACCAGCTAGGCTGGATGGTGGGCACAGCGGGCAATCTCTCCGTTCGCTTGCCCGATGGCAGCTTTTGGATTACTGCCAGTGGACGCCATAAAGGGCAGCTATGTATGGATGATTTCATTCGCATTGCGCCCGATGGCAAGGTGTTGGAGCAACCCACACCAGATGTCCGCCCTTCAGCCGAGACAAGTATTCATCAGGCAATCTACTCACTATTCCCGGAGGCGCAAGCCTGCTATCACGTTCATTCTATTGAGGCTAATCTAGTTTCTCACTTTACCACTGGAGATTCCCTACCTTTGCCACCTTTGGAAATGCTCAAAGGTTTCGGGCTATGGGAAGAAAATCCTCAAGTGGAAATGCCAGTATTTGCGAACCATTTACAAGTGCCGCAGATTGCAAGTGATATCTATGAGCGATTTCAGGCGGTACCACCGTCGCTCAATGCTTTGCTCATTCGCAATCATGGCGTCACGGTTTGGGCTTCTTCCCCAGAAGGGGCACGCAACTACTTGGAGATAGCAGAGTACATCTTCCGATATATGGTGGCGGCTCGAAAAGTTGGCATCGAGTAG
- a CDS encoding HAD-IB family phosphatase has product MSPNPSSSIPIPTSTIPNQHKRVVFCDFDGTITAEETFVGMLKTFAPELSEQLMPEMYARRLTLREGVRQLLESIPSACYPQILEYAKPKEIRPGLVELLDFLDTGGVPFVVVSGGVRGMVEMVLSQASLGNEASVSPNKSLLERVAAIYAVDLDTTSEFLRVNSAFEEGTEMVAKVQVMARYPAEEQIAIGDSVTDLKMALHAPIVFARDRLIQYMEEHNKPYMHWNDFFDVREQLQRRWRNISNG; this is encoded by the coding sequence GTGTCCCCAAACCCTTCTTCATCCATCCCAATTCCAACATCTACCATCCCCAATCAACACAAGCGCGTTGTCTTCTGCGACTTTGACGGCACCATCACCGCCGAAGAAACCTTCGTCGGGATGCTCAAAACATTTGCACCTGAACTGTCTGAACAGCTAATGCCCGAAATGTACGCGAGGCGATTAACATTACGGGAAGGAGTGCGGCAACTGTTGGAATCCATTCCCTCAGCTTGTTATCCCCAAATCCTGGAATATGCCAAACCCAAGGAAATCCGTCCGGGATTAGTTGAATTACTAGATTTCTTGGATACGGGAGGTGTTCCCTTTGTTGTCGTTTCCGGGGGCGTGCGGGGGATGGTAGAAATGGTGTTGAGTCAGGCAAGTTTGGGAAACGAAGCGTCTGTCTCCCCAAACAAGTCTTTACTTGAACGGGTAGCCGCGATTTATGCTGTTGATCTCGATACGACAAGCGAGTTTCTGCGGGTGAATTCTGCATTTGAAGAAGGTACAGAAATGGTGGCGAAGGTGCAGGTGATGGCACGATACCCCGCCGAGGAGCAAATAGCGATTGGGGATTCAGTTACAGATTTGAAGATGGCACTTCATGCCCCTATTGTATTTGCACGCGATCGCCTCATCCAATATATGGAAGAACACAACAAACCCTACATGCATTGGAATGATTTTTTTGATGTCCGCGAACAGCTTCAGAGGCGGTGGCGAAATATAAGTAATGGGTAA